A segment of the Arcobacter sp. CECT 8983 genome:
TTATCTCTTTTCATATTAAGTTTATTATCTTCAAGTCCACAAACTCTATTGTATAGCTCAATTCCTGGTTTTTTCCATGAGTAAAATAGTTCTTTTTTACTTTCTATATCACCTAGGGTTTTTATTCCATAACCCTTTAATCTCTCTTGATATTTCTTTCCAATACCAGGAAACTCTTCTATAGGAATATCTTGGATAAAATTTTTAATATGCTCTTTTTTAACATATTTTATTCCATTTGGTTTCGCATATTCTGTAATTAATTTTGAAAGATATTTAGAAGGAGCTATCCCTATAGAAATAGGAAGATCTAAATCTTTTTGAATCTTTTGTTTTAATTTGAAAGCAAACTCTTCTACCTCGTCATCTTTTATATAACCACTTAAATCTCCAAAAAATTCATCAATAGAAAACTGTTCTACAAGGGGAATTTCTTTTTTAAGTAAGTCACTTAGTTTTTTTGATAACTCATGATATAAAGGGTAGTTTGGTGGAAGCATTTTAAGCTTAGGGCAGAGTTTTAAAGCTTCATTTACACTCATAGCTGTTTTAACTCCAAAGGATCTTGCTTCATAAGAGGCTGTTGTTATAATTCCTCTTATTCTTCCATTTTCATCTACAAAATACTCTTTAAAGCTTTTTTCTCCTTCATTTGTAAGAATGGTACTTACAAAAGCTCCTCCATTTTCGCTAATTTTTCTAAGCTCTTTTTGACTAGAAAAAATATTTAGATTACTTCTTCCTCCTACAGCAGCAGGAATATTTTCTAAACTTTTATCAACAGTTCTATGGGCAGATACAAAAAAGCAGTCTAAGTCTAAGTGTAAAAACATAAAATTATTATAGCAAATAATATTTCAATTTGCAATAAAATTTCATATGGTAATATTTGAAATTAAATCAATTTCATCATCAACAATGATAATTACATCTATACAATAAGATACATCAAGTTTTTTTATTTGTAAATAGTAGTCAATACTTCTTTTTAGTTTTGATATTTTTGAAGCAGTTATGTTGTTTATAGCAGATTCATAGTCAATTGAGGATTT
Coding sequences within it:
- a CDS encoding DNA polymerase IV translates to MFLHLDLDCFFVSAHRTVDKSLENIPAAVGGRSNLNIFSSQKELRKISENGGAFVSTILTNEGEKSFKEYFVDENGRIRGIITTASYEARSFGVKTAMSVNEALKLCPKLKMLPPNYPLYHELSKKLSDLLKKEIPLVEQFSIDEFFGDLSGYIKDDEVEEFAFKLKQKIQKDLDLPISIGIAPSKYLSKLITEYAKPNGIKYVKKEHIKNFIQDIPIEEFPGIGKKYQERLKGYGIKTLGDIESKKELFYSWKKPGIELYNRVCGLEDNKLNMKRDKKSIGIGRSFDAIYDREELIRRVIILSRYLSFLVKKAKKNPLSYALQIRYESRIKSKDFINVNRIFNEEDFKAQIKQLFIKNDNHPSHGVVQLNITVYNFSKENEHTYNIFEYENDLKKKKLGNEIQALREKYGIDIIKTASEIKKDKN
- a CDS encoding YraN family protein, with the translated sequence MSTKEKGQVAEQKACDYLKSFDFEIIEQNFYAKKLGEIDIISKKNDIYHFIEVKSSIDYESAINNITASKISKLKRSIDYYLQIKKLDVSYCIDVIIIVDDEIDLISNITI